In one Echinicola marina genomic region, the following are encoded:
- a CDS encoding AAA family ATPase translates to MIDEWLYLVKKFSIAGARHKFEEICASLFKRKFPSQNVKSVRVSVGDGGIDIFIGKLGIEPIKIVQCKFFVDGIKDSQRSQIRESFKKIITSDDFMPSQWILCIPEKLSISEHKWWSDWKNRQIANYNLSQEFIELYDGEDLIEDLRKYDFYNEVFDHDYRTAINEIHEVVVSGKLDLEHELRSASFFVRDLKNYFSKNTNTHVSRKETIEIFTWINSDLPGKNKYEKLLIIKGLKGVGKSTIIRDSYFKLSNQNDLLILAIKCDQFYGISLKDLSKKLFNNVNSFQELFYTISKQEKKLIVFLDQLDALSQTLSSNREYLRTYVKLIYELINLKNVRIIISSRNFDLEYDADLRKINSESGIKRIEVGSLSPDEVNKVLKSLGISVKNQMLINLLTTPYNLELFTLIPDLEKILQYEERIPLSKLYLELWGQILVNRELNVIDCLDVVVERMYNAHPNLIDQSYLKEHQPEIDYLISNGIILKNENKLSFFHQSFYEHYLARWFVESKKDLIEYIFDEDQNLYIRSLIKQVIEYLREVNHNEYIDLYRKAINSDHIRFHIKFLFILQFGLVDMPTHKEKRILIDILQNKYGKVFLDVVNSRGWIYFLITNSLIPENENETFQILFRNINYHPYLILSYLENSSFESKEKMIAELIPNIKIWDQDLLPFFNEYYSFNDNTEIWYFETLKKIAPLDLNFVLEKIRPVVISEMNRHHKPFKFDYKFAKIIDQLYQNNPKKLSEFLLSIFLQYLEDTKSLYFNDYHGIESELLGSNHYDNRLYYKDSEDEKSIEFYLLKYYRNCGEEEVEKMMDSHIESNYIQLLIIIAKLLQERVKEFTHEAYRFILIIDKKNGFKGPDDFFQLNMRKLISGSLINFNIQQFLAIKEILLTISNPYEIVKYTNEGKRKLSLKLGLKQYLFIKALPDGIRQKDIELKRKYQMFSRRFGEVDYNKAFDRPKSSFGPARSPLSNPNFDKFGHQAWINSMRKIDENFKSDDFFKGGLLELSRSFSATVKKKPDYLFGLIVRLFNERGISPSYISQGISGLIDAEFDGSKISELIEKEIKLDLDKSHTLYAVWHTQYLIDLSLVSEKIINFWVSTAKSSLYLDDVLNPNDPLMDFINTPRGAAIYSLIHSYMYPQYKESIFSTIEFVISPKNNPSSTILAGIMTNLGLLNHLDIERSFLIFQKLIALKSPIILKHSIMSAQYFNNVFHDRMGFYFEEMLLHEELYDKCYFFISSWIFDHISDYEMYDNFINLGEKSIKCGIEVAEELLINNGKINTKAIEVLERCMKYPDIDISNDLSGLILRKFKIENFRELYSFIEKYISTPHFRDDPQYLFDFLLECSALYPTECLALLVDMDVPENVDIRKRAFNGDESLVLILSIYSKLRLKPFKYLDEQNTALDVFDKLLQVPSIRNRANDALDKALN, encoded by the coding sequence ATGATTGATGAATGGCTATATCTTGTAAAAAAATTTAGTATCGCAGGAGCGAGACACAAATTTGAAGAGATTTGTGCTAGTCTGTTCAAAAGAAAATTCCCTAGTCAAAATGTAAAGTCAGTGCGGGTTAGTGTTGGTGATGGAGGGATTGATATTTTTATAGGTAAATTAGGAATAGAGCCAATCAAAATTGTTCAATGTAAATTTTTCGTAGATGGGATCAAGGATTCCCAAAGGTCCCAGATTAGAGAGTCATTTAAGAAAATTATTACATCTGATGATTTTATGCCAAGTCAATGGATATTGTGTATTCCTGAAAAACTAAGTATTAGCGAGCATAAATGGTGGTCGGATTGGAAGAATAGGCAAATCGCCAATTACAATTTATCCCAAGAATTCATAGAATTATATGATGGGGAAGATCTTATTGAAGATTTAAGAAAATATGATTTTTATAACGAGGTTTTTGACCACGACTATCGAACTGCTATTAATGAAATTCATGAAGTTGTAGTTTCAGGGAAATTGGATTTAGAACATGAACTTAGGTCTGCATCCTTCTTTGTTAGAGATTTAAAGAATTATTTTTCCAAAAACACTAATACTCATGTTTCTAGAAAAGAAACTATTGAAATTTTTACTTGGATAAATAGTGATTTACCAGGCAAAAACAAGTACGAGAAATTACTCATAATTAAAGGTCTTAAAGGAGTAGGTAAATCCACCATTATTAGAGATTCATATTTCAAATTATCGAATCAAAATGATCTTTTAATATTAGCTATAAAGTGTGATCAATTTTATGGTATAAGCTTGAAGGACCTCTCAAAAAAACTCTTTAATAATGTAAATTCATTTCAAGAACTATTTTATACGATTTCTAAGCAAGAAAAAAAGCTTATTGTGTTTCTTGACCAGTTAGATGCTCTTTCACAAACTCTTTCTTCAAATAGAGAGTATTTACGTACCTATGTAAAGTTGATCTATGAATTAATAAACTTAAAAAATGTAAGGATAATAATCTCTTCCCGAAATTTTGACTTAGAGTATGATGCTGATCTTCGAAAAATAAATTCGGAGTCAGGGATAAAAAGAATTGAGGTTGGATCCCTTTCTCCAGATGAGGTAAATAAAGTGTTAAAATCTCTTGGAATTAGCGTTAAAAATCAAATGCTGATTAACCTTCTTACTACACCATATAATTTAGAGCTATTTACTTTAATCCCAGATCTTGAGAAAATATTACAATACGAAGAAAGGATTCCATTATCTAAGCTTTACTTAGAGTTGTGGGGGCAAATATTGGTTAATAGAGAGCTTAATGTAATTGATTGTCTTGATGTCGTGGTAGAGCGTATGTATAACGCACATCCCAATTTAATAGATCAATCTTATCTCAAAGAGCATCAACCAGAAATAGATTACTTAATATCAAATGGGATAATTTTAAAAAATGAAAACAAGCTTTCCTTTTTTCATCAATCATTTTATGAACATTATTTAGCTCGTTGGTTTGTAGAGTCAAAAAAGGATTTGATCGAGTATATTTTTGATGAAGATCAAAACCTATATATCAGATCTTTGATTAAACAGGTTATTGAATACTTACGTGAAGTAAATCATAACGAATACATAGACCTATATCGTAAAGCGATTAATAGTGATCATATCAGGTTTCACATAAAATTCCTATTCATTTTACAATTTGGGCTAGTTGATATGCCTACCCATAAAGAGAAAAGAATTCTCATAGACATTCTCCAAAATAAATATGGTAAGGTGTTCTTAGATGTGGTTAATTCAAGGGGATGGATTTATTTTTTAATTACAAATTCTCTTATTCCTGAAAATGAGAATGAAACTTTTCAAATTCTTTTTAGAAACATTAACTATCACCCTTATTTAATACTAAGCTATTTAGAAAATTCCTCATTTGAGTCAAAAGAAAAGATGATAGCCGAACTTATTCCCAATATCAAAATTTGGGACCAAGACCTATTGCCTTTTTTTAATGAATATTACTCATTTAACGATAATACTGAGATATGGTATTTCGAAACATTAAAGAAGATAGCTCCTCTAGATTTGAATTTTGTTTTGGAAAAAATCCGACCAGTGGTCATCTCTGAAATGAACCGGCATCACAAACCTTTTAAATTTGATTATAAGTTCGCTAAAATAATTGATCAATTATACCAAAATAATCCTAAGAAACTTTCTGAATTTTTATTGTCAATCTTTTTGCAATATCTAGAGGATACAAAATCACTTTATTTCAATGATTATCATGGTATTGAATCTGAACTTCTTGGATCAAATCATTATGATAATAGGTTGTACTACAAGGATAGTGAAGATGAAAAATCAATAGAGTTCTACCTTCTTAAGTATTACCGTAACTGTGGGGAAGAGGAAGTAGAAAAAATGATGGATAGTCATATTGAATCAAATTATATCCAACTACTTATAATAATTGCAAAGCTTCTTCAAGAAAGAGTGAAGGAGTTTACCCATGAAGCTTATCGATTTATTTTAATTATTGATAAAAAAAATGGATTTAAAGGGCCAGATGATTTTTTTCAATTAAATATGCGTAAGTTAATAAGTGGATCTTTAATTAATTTCAATATCCAGCAATTTTTAGCAATTAAAGAGATACTACTTACTATATCTAACCCCTATGAGATAGTTAAATATACAAATGAAGGAAAAAGGAAATTATCGCTTAAACTAGGTTTAAAACAATACCTTTTTATTAAAGCTTTGCCAGATGGTATCCGACAAAAAGATATAGAACTAAAAAGGAAATATCAAATGTTTAGTCGACGGTTTGGGGAAGTTGATTATAATAAAGCATTTGATAGACCTAAAAGTAGTTTTGGTCCGGCTAGGTCTCCACTTTCTAATCCAAATTTTGATAAATTCGGTCATCAGGCATGGATTAATAGCATGAGAAAAATAGATGAGAACTTTAAATCCGATGACTTTTTCAAAGGAGGGTTGTTAGAACTTTCAAGGTCATTTAGTGCCACTGTTAAGAAAAAACCCGATTATTTATTTGGACTTATTGTTAGGCTTTTTAATGAAAGAGGTATTTCTCCTTCATATATTTCTCAGGGTATTTCCGGACTAATTGATGCCGAATTTGATGGGAGTAAAATATCGGAGCTAATAGAAAAAGAAATTAAGCTGGACCTAGATAAAAGCCATACGCTCTATGCCGTATGGCACACACAGTATTTAATTGATTTATCCCTAGTATCTGAAAAAATCATCAATTTTTGGGTCTCGACTGCTAAATCATCACTATACTTGGATGATGTATTAAACCCTAATGACCCACTAATGGATTTTATTAATACTCCAAGAGGAGCAGCGATTTATAGTTTGATCCATTCATATATGTACCCACAATATAAAGAGTCCATTTTTTCAACCATTGAATTTGTTATTAGTCCAAAGAATAATCCTTCATCAACAATTTTAGCTGGGATTATGACAAATTTAGGGCTACTTAACCATCTTGATATCGAGAGATCTTTTTTGATTTTCCAGAAACTCATTGCACTTAAAAGTCCCATAATACTTAAACACTCAATAATGTCCGCTCAATATTTCAACAATGTGTTTCATGATAGGATGGGTTTTTATTTCGAAGAAATGCTTTTACATGAGGAATTATATGACAAATGCTACTTTTTTATTAGTAGCTGGATATTTGACCATATCAGTGATTACGAAATGTACGATAACTTCATAAATCTTGGAGAAAAGTCCATTAAGTGCGGAATCGAAGTAGCCGAGGAACTCTTAATTAATAATGGAAAAATAAATACCAAAGCAATAGAAGTATTAGAAAGATGTATGAAGTATCCTGATATTGATATATCAAACGACCTTTCGGGATTGATTTTAAGAAAATTTAAAATTGAAAATTTTCGGGAGCTCTACAGCTTTATTGAGAAATATATAAGTACTCCTCATTTCAGGGATGATCCTCAATATTTGTTTGATTTTTTGCTAGAATGCTCTGCTTTATATCCTACAGAATGTTTGGCGTTATTAGTTGATATGGATGTTCCAGAAAATGTTGATATAAGAAAAAGAGCTTTCAATGGCGATGAGTCTTTGGTTCTTATCCTATCCATTTACTCTAAATTAAGACTAAAGCCATTTAAATATTTGGACGAGCAAAATACTGCTTTGGATGTATTTGATAAACTATTGCAGGTACCTTCAATTCGAAACAGAGCTAATGATGCTTTGGATAAAGCTTTAAATTAA
- the istB gene encoding IS21-like element helper ATPase IstB has product MTQSIALNQMSKMKFHGMMEAYKTILDSNKHHDLNPEELINHLLQAEWEERENRKINRLYKTAKFRYSATVEELEFSPNRGLDKMQVLRLADMSFIKRKENILITGATGAGKSYIASALGNQACMQGVRTQYYNTTKLFPKLKMLKADGSYIKEIARIEKQDLLILDDFGIQQLDEMARMALLEIIEDRHGRASTIVVSQLPVTKWFETIGDSTIADAVLDRLVHTAHRIELKGESMRKKQ; this is encoded by the coding sequence ATGACACAGAGCATCGCATTGAACCAGATGTCCAAAATGAAGTTTCACGGAATGATGGAAGCATACAAAACCATTCTGGACAGCAACAAACATCATGATCTCAATCCCGAAGAGCTTATAAACCATCTCTTGCAGGCAGAATGGGAAGAAAGAGAGAACAGGAAAATCAACAGACTGTACAAAACGGCAAAGTTCAGGTACAGTGCCACTGTTGAAGAGCTTGAGTTCTCTCCAAACCGGGGGCTGGATAAAATGCAGGTCCTCAGACTTGCTGATATGTCCTTTATTAAACGAAAAGAAAACATACTGATCACAGGAGCAACAGGGGCCGGCAAAAGCTACATTGCTTCGGCCCTGGGAAACCAAGCCTGTATGCAAGGGGTCAGAACCCAATATTATAATACCACCAAGCTGTTCCCGAAACTCAAAATGCTGAAAGCTGACGGCTCATATATCAAAGAGATAGCGAGAATAGAAAAACAGGATTTATTGATCCTGGATGACTTCGGCATTCAGCAACTGGATGAAATGGCAAGAATGGCCCTGCTTGAAATCATAGAAGACCGCCATGGAAGGGCTTCAACAATAGTGGTATCACAACTTCCGGTTACAAAATGGTTCGAAACCATAGGTGACAGTACCATAGCCGACGCTGTTCTCGACAGACTGGTGCACACCGCACACAGAATCGAGCTAAAAGGAGAATCAATGAGAAAAAAACAATAA
- a CDS encoding RES family NAD+ phosphorylase, with product MENNKLIYRELKKTQGLYPYFSNIKREEGNLILCSDCFHDEGLRLDAYKIGIHKDIKCQNCSSSNGRKLTRQIVRELCYRFFVRGTIERFDYGGFPLVQMNEERYNDTDIKVSKWLSEDVKLIEQAGEIGLFYYSPRFWMFGEIEPLKNLQSEVEVEKVLGRILKLYPKHILNQDHSFYRIRVNPDTPYNFPEYDTPPKGFGSGNRLNFDGEPIMYASPDLELCIHECRATVEDELYVAKLVPSQPLKMLNLAALVSEEGVDEFTSIDLAVHFLFLAPKHAYPICSRIAQFIKEQGFDGIIFPSYFSHSRTGAIPFETIYGMSIRRIPPMKKYAESQSVPNIALFGWPIKEGKVKIHSINKVIINNIKYDLSFGPAYHDGPIDKSRKDNFFEQQMNFELEKFMKVFRSDQDE from the coding sequence ATGGAAAATAATAAATTAATATATAGGGAACTAAAGAAAACTCAAGGTCTGTACCCGTATTTCTCTAATATCAAAAGAGAAGAGGGGAACCTGATCTTGTGTTCCGATTGTTTTCATGACGAAGGTCTCCGTTTGGATGCATACAAAATTGGAATACACAAAGACATCAAGTGCCAAAATTGCTCGTCGAGCAATGGAAGAAAGCTGACAAGGCAAATTGTACGGGAATTATGTTACAGGTTTTTCGTCCGTGGAACGATTGAGCGCTTTGATTATGGTGGATTTCCTCTGGTACAAATGAATGAGGAGCGATATAATGATACTGATATAAAGGTGTCTAAATGGCTTTCTGAAGATGTGAAACTTATTGAGCAAGCTGGAGAAATTGGCTTATTCTATTACAGTCCAAGATTTTGGATGTTCGGAGAAATCGAACCACTTAAAAACCTTCAAAGTGAGGTAGAAGTTGAAAAGGTTTTAGGACGTATTTTAAAACTTTATCCAAAACATATTTTAAACCAAGATCATTCGTTTTATCGAATTAGAGTCAATCCAGATACTCCATATAACTTTCCTGAGTATGACACTCCACCGAAAGGATTTGGAAGTGGAAATAGATTGAATTTTGATGGAGAACCCATTATGTATGCATCTCCGGATCTTGAACTCTGTATTCATGAATGCCGCGCAACCGTGGAAGATGAACTTTATGTAGCGAAACTCGTTCCATCACAACCTTTAAAAATGTTAAATCTTGCGGCACTAGTTTCAGAAGAAGGGGTAGATGAATTTACTAGTATAGATTTAGCTGTTCATTTTCTGTTCTTAGCTCCTAAACACGCTTATCCTATTTGTTCTCGAATTGCGCAATTTATCAAAGAACAAGGATTTGATGGTATTATATTCCCTTCTTATTTCAGCCATTCAAGAACTGGGGCAATTCCTTTTGAAACCATTTATGGGATGTCTATACGTCGCATCCCTCCTATGAAGAAATATGCTGAGTCACAAAGTGTTCCGAACATCGCTTTATTTGGATGGCCTATTAAAGAGGGTAAAGTGAAAATTCATTCTATAAATAAAGTTATAATTAATAATATTAAATACGATCTGTCTTTTGGGCCAGCTTATCATGATGGACCAATCGATAAATCACGAAAGGATAATTTTTTTGAACAACAAATGAATTTTGAATTAGAAAAATTCATGAAAGTATTTAGGTCGGACCAAGATGAATAA
- a CDS encoding nucleotidyltransferase family protein — MKFGLLKEEIASINKIFSEYPAISKVILYGSRAKGNFRPASDIDLTIEAEGFDLSDLFDLENRLDDMLLPYKIDLSIKKHINNQELLDHINRVGKIFYIRNNA; from the coding sequence ATGAAATTTGGTCTTTTAAAAGAGGAAATAGCATCTATTAACAAGATATTTTCCGAGTACCCAGCAATATCTAAAGTTATTCTATACGGTTCCCGTGCCAAGGGAAATTTTCGTCCAGCGTCGGATATCGATTTGACAATTGAAGCCGAAGGTTTTGATCTTAGTGACCTGTTTGACCTAGAAAACAGATTGGATGATATGCTTTTACCTTATAAGATTGATTTGTCCATAAAGAAACATATTAATAATCAGGAACTATTAGATCATATCAATAGGGTAGGGAAAATTTTTTACATAAGAAATAATGCTTAG
- a CDS encoding nucleotidyltransferase substrate binding protein: MSKDIRWEQRFSNYNKALLKLEEAVKYIRENYYTNGEYDELLFEKGEDIVKEGLIQRFEYTHELAWNVMKDFLKEKGNNEIYGSKDATREAFSTGLITEGKVWMEMIQSRNKTSHTYNEDTAQEIFSKILEEYYPEFLTFKVIMENKRSGEQKDIFER; this comes from the coding sequence ATGTCAAAAGATATTAGATGGGAGCAAAGGTTTTCTAACTATAATAAGGCCCTCCTTAAGCTTGAAGAAGCAGTGAAGTATATTAGGGAGAATTATTATACCAATGGTGAATATGATGAGCTACTTTTCGAAAAGGGAGAGGATATTGTTAAAGAAGGTTTGATCCAACGATTTGAATATACCCATGAATTGGCTTGGAATGTAATGAAGGACTTCCTAAAAGAAAAAGGGAACAATGAGATATATGGATCCAAGGATGCTACAAGAGAAGCTTTTAGTACTGGTTTGATTACTGAAGGAAAAGTATGGATGGAAATGATCCAAAGTAGGAATAAAACTTCCCATACTTATAATGAAGATACTGCTCAGGAAATTTTTTCAAAAATATTAGAGGAGTATTATCCTGAGTTTTTAACTTTTAAAGTAATAATGGAAAATAAACGTAGTGGGGAGCAAAAAGACATTTTTGAAAGATGA
- a CDS encoding integrase core domain-containing protein — MERYTKTYRNEFLERYQILGLEKARGLTRNWIGDYNKNMLHDGLGDMSPRRGAQNRDISNGKLN, encoded by the coding sequence ATCGAGCGTTATACCAAAACCTATAGAAATGAATTCCTTGAAAGGTACCAGATCTTGGGCCTGGAGAAGGCAAGGGGATTGACCAGAAATTGGATAGGTGATTATAATAAAAATATGCTCCATGACGGTCTGGGTGATATGTCCCCAAGGAGGGGGGCGCAGAATAGAGATATTAGTAATGGGAAACTAAATTAA
- a CDS encoding 6-bladed beta-propeller yields MKIFSLISLVLFISSCNNNPIGNKIINTENIIDITVDPSNSKNVKPSTIFNSVEFLTFKNEENIISNINKVNVAGDNLIFESDNVVFRSNLNENRALMIGRPGNGPGEYISVNDLYIDKQDSTINILDGKSGKIIIYNYEGEFIEEFRNPNFTTAIGFTKLDNNNFAIYGGAAFYGGLDYRCFLWSADNKKIIGKFFPIGDEHKYDFFIDANNFWDDGNNILFSYSFKDTIYNMEKDKIVPKYAINFGDFTLPQEIRENNYEDVVEFVTRLRESNYAYQATNFYNLDKYLYFTFQYKSNRFRSFYNKHNQKTVIVSKIGTKENNFIEDELYYFSKIVIGSNDNFLFCQVDPYEFVSIYDGIKENLNEEEWTMYMKGNPELEKLYKLFKSEDPGNVILKLEINTELI; encoded by the coding sequence ATGAAAATATTTTCCTTAATATCATTAGTTTTATTTATTAGTTCATGTAACAATAATCCTATCGGCAATAAAATAATAAATACCGAAAACATAATTGATATTACAGTAGACCCGTCGAACTCGAAAAACGTCAAGCCTTCGACTATTTTTAATTCAGTAGAATTTTTAACTTTCAAGAATGAAGAAAACATAATCAGTAATATAAACAAGGTGAATGTTGCTGGAGATAATCTGATTTTTGAATCTGATAATGTAGTATTTCGATCAAACTTAAATGAAAATAGGGCATTAATGATAGGAAGGCCTGGTAATGGTCCAGGTGAATATATTTCTGTAAATGATTTATATATTGATAAACAGGATTCTACCATCAACATACTTGATGGTAAATCTGGAAAAATTATCATTTATAATTATGAAGGGGAATTTATTGAAGAATTTAGGAATCCTAATTTCACAACAGCTATTGGATTTACAAAGTTGGATAATAATAATTTTGCTATATATGGAGGAGCGGCCTTCTATGGTGGATTAGATTATAGATGCTTTTTATGGTCAGCGGACAATAAAAAAATAATAGGTAAATTTTTCCCCATTGGTGATGAGCATAAGTACGATTTTTTTATTGATGCCAATAATTTTTGGGATGATGGCAATAATATTTTATTTTCTTATTCATTTAAGGATACAATTTATAATATGGAAAAAGATAAAATTGTACCTAAATATGCTATCAATTTTGGGGATTTCACCTTACCTCAAGAAATTCGTGAAAACAATTATGAAGACGTAGTTGAATTTGTTACCCGTTTGAGAGAATCCAACTATGCCTACCAGGCTACGAACTTTTACAATTTAGATAAATATTTATATTTTACCTTTCAATATAAATCGAATAGATTTAGAAGTTTCTATAATAAGCATAATCAAAAAACGGTTATAGTATCTAAGATTGGAACTAAAGAGAATAACTTTATTGAAGATGAACTGTATTATTTTTCCAAGATTGTAATTGGGTCAAATGATAACTTTCTTTTTTGTCAAGTAGATCCATATGAATTCGTTAGTATATATGACGGGATAAAAGAAAACTTAAATGAAGAGGAATGGACTATGTATATGAAGGGAAATCCGGAATTAGAGAAATTATATAAATTGTTTAAAAGCGAAGATCCTGGAAATGTTATACTTAAACTGGAGATTAATACTGAACTAATTTAA
- the istA gene encoding IS21 family transposase: protein MAGKTITMSNLKQIIRHRDNGMALQTISKTLGIARNTVKKYLQLIDSKGFSYGELLSMNDEELDALLSDPDHVSGERYQELISFFPYMEPELKRTGVNRWVLWGEYRQKHPDGYSYSQFCESFRQWRTGLSASMRIEHVPGDKFYIDFTGDRLSIVDPVTGELTDLEVYVATLGASQYSYVEAIPSQRKEDFIAATENALHYLGGVPRALVPDNLKSAVTKADKYEPAINPDFLDFANHYGCVVFPARSRKPQDKALVEKTVSIVYSRIYAPLRNKVYHDINTLNADIRHYLNIHNNTPFQKRPETRKELFDREEKGTLAPLPAERYELKQFKYATVTKTSHISLNPENHYYSIPYRYIGKKVKVVYSASYVSVFYDGERIAFHKRSLKERGYTTVQDHMPSAHRFVSDWNPEFFLNWAKGIHPEVRHYLQVILDSYPYPEQAYKSCLGILGYDKKAGRERLINAVIRAKHYNTYNYSVITRILNSGMDSIPLDTENKSDKSVDHENIRGAESFR from the coding sequence ATGGCAGGAAAAACGATAACCATGAGTAATCTCAAACAGATAATTCGCCACCGTGACAACGGAATGGCACTGCAGACCATCTCCAAAACCTTGGGAATTGCCCGGAACACGGTCAAGAAGTACCTTCAGCTGATTGATTCCAAAGGTTTTTCTTACGGAGAGCTTTTGTCCATGAATGACGAAGAGCTTGATGCCCTACTTTCTGATCCGGACCATGTTTCAGGGGAGCGGTACCAGGAGCTTATATCTTTTTTTCCCTATATGGAACCGGAGCTTAAACGGACCGGTGTGAACCGTTGGGTCCTGTGGGGAGAATACAGACAAAAACATCCTGACGGATACAGTTACTCACAGTTCTGTGAAAGCTTCAGGCAGTGGCGTACCGGTCTATCTGCCAGTATGAGAATTGAACATGTTCCGGGAGATAAATTCTATATAGACTTTACGGGTGATAGGCTGTCCATAGTAGATCCTGTAACAGGTGAACTCACTGATCTGGAAGTGTATGTTGCCACACTCGGAGCCAGTCAATACAGCTATGTAGAAGCCATTCCCTCCCAAAGAAAAGAAGACTTCATAGCAGCCACTGAAAATGCTTTACATTACCTGGGCGGTGTTCCCAGGGCCCTGGTGCCCGACAACCTCAAAAGCGCGGTCACCAAAGCCGACAAGTATGAACCGGCCATCAACCCCGATTTCCTGGACTTTGCCAACCATTACGGCTGTGTGGTCTTTCCGGCAAGGAGCAGGAAGCCGCAGGACAAGGCCTTGGTGGAAAAGACCGTCAGCATTGTCTACAGCAGGATATACGCCCCGCTCAGAAACAAAGTTTACCATGACATCAATACACTGAATGCGGATATACGGCACTACCTCAATATCCATAACAATACCCCTTTCCAGAAAAGACCGGAAACAAGGAAGGAGCTTTTCGACAGGGAAGAAAAGGGAACCCTGGCCCCCCTGCCTGCCGAAAGATATGAACTCAAACAGTTCAAGTATGCCACCGTCACTAAAACCTCCCACATATCCCTGAACCCTGAAAACCATTATTATTCTATTCCCTACAGGTATATCGGCAAAAAAGTCAAGGTTGTGTACTCAGCCAGTTACGTTTCTGTTTTCTACGATGGGGAAAGGATCGCTTTTCATAAAAGAAGCCTTAAGGAGCGCGGATACACTACGGTCCAGGACCATATGCCTTCAGCCCACAGGTTTGTAAGTGACTGGAACCCTGAATTCTTCCTGAACTGGGCAAAAGGGATACATCCTGAAGTCCGGCATTATTTACAGGTTATCCTCGACAGTTACCCGTATCCGGAACAGGCCTATAAAAGCTGTCTGGGGATTTTGGGATATGATAAAAAGGCAGGCAGGGAAAGGCTCATAAACGCAGTAATACGTGCCAAACACTACAACACTTATAATTATTCGGTCATCACCAGAATACTCAACAGCGGGATGGATTCAATCCCTTTAGATACTGAAAACAAGTCCGATAAATCAGTTGACCACGAAAACATAAGGGGAGCGGAAAGCTTCAGGTAA
- a CDS encoding JAB domain-containing protein, translating to MDTKNKDIVSSQVAEIVLSYQPKIKLSDLPKITSSKEAYELLIDNWDQSKLQFIEQFKVMLLNRANKVLGIVNISTGGISGTVADPKLIFASALKTNSSAIILSHNHPSGNRIPSHADSKLTERVVELGKLMELPIIDHIIVTSEGYYSFADEGGL from the coding sequence ATGGATACCAAGAACAAAGACATCGTTTCCAGTCAAGTAGCAGAAATCGTTCTGAGCTATCAGCCGAAAATCAAATTGTCCGATTTGCCAAAAATCACTTCATCCAAAGAAGCTTATGAACTTTTAATTGATAATTGGGATCAATCCAAATTGCAATTTATCGAGCAGTTTAAAGTGATGTTGTTAAATCGGGCTAATAAAGTCCTAGGAATCGTAAATATATCTACTGGAGGTATATCTGGAACTGTGGCTGATCCCAAGTTGATTTTTGCGAGTGCTTTAAAGACCAATAGTTCAGCTATCATTCTAAGCCATAATCACCCTTCTGGAAATAGAATCCCTAGTCATGCAGATAGTAAGCTTACCGAAAGGGTAGTGGAATTGGGTAAGCTGATGGAACTGCCCATAATAGATCACATCATTGTAACATCAGAAGGGTATTATTCCTTCGCAGATGAAGGAGGGCTGTAA